The proteins below are encoded in one region of Lactuca sativa cultivar Salinas chromosome 3, Lsat_Salinas_v11, whole genome shotgun sequence:
- the LOC111888336 gene encoding RING-H2 finger protein ATL46: MRRIKPLIKQNLSPFSSPPSNHKPHSSIIFARNSVIVLGVVFVVCCLLHFLARYLMKKKRSSSSSSSSNSHHQSSRFQESNDNDDVAYERQLQQLFHLHDSGLDQAFIDALPLFLYKELMGSKEPFDCAVCLCEFSEQDKLRLLPLCSHAFHIHCIDTWLLSNSSCPLCRGTLFTPGFSVENPVFDFHDDSREEDDHVLGVSCNFKQSGGGNEKLVYPVRLGKFRATNGEKRDEKEVGETSNSNLDARRCFSMGSYEYVVGNSELQVRFCPGRGNIGKKYLGIEKDKGNSSVEGGSDGKKISSRSKGESFSVSKIWLWSKKDQHKFQDSLVPI; this comes from the coding sequence ATGCGCCGGATCAAACCCCTCATCAAACAAAACCTTTCTCCTTTTTCTTCTCCTCccagtaaccataaacctcactCATCTATAATCTTCGCTAGAAACAGTGTGATTGTATTGGGAGTTGTGTTCGTCGTCTGTTGTTTACTTCACTTTCTTGCAAGATACCTCATGAAGAAGAAaagatcatcatcatcttcttcatcttcaaactctcatcatcaatcttcaagattTCAAGAAAGTAACGATAACGATGATGTCGCCTACGAGAGGCAACTACAACAGCTCTTCCATTTACATGATTCCGGTTTAGATCAAGCTTTCATTGACGCTCTCCCATTGTTTCTTTACAAAGAACTAATGGGGTCAAAAGAACCCTTCGATTGTGCGGTTTGTCTTTGTGAATTCTCAGAACAAGATAAGCTAAGGTTGCTACCTTTATGCAGCCATGCTTTTCACATTCATTGTATCGACACTTGGTTGCTTTCAAATTCGAGTTGTCCTTTATGCAGAGGCACACTTTTTACTCCTGGATTTTCGGTTGAAAATCCAGTCTTCGACTTCCATGATGATTCAAGGGAAGAAGATGATCATGTGTTAGGGGTATCTTGTAATTTTAAGCAATCTGGAGGGGGGAATGAAAAGTTGGTGTATCCGGTTAGACTTGGCAAGTTTAGAGCCACAAATGGTGAGAAAAGAGATGAGAAAGAAGTGGGGGAGACTAGTAACAGTAATCTTGATGCAAGAAGGTGCTTTTCAATGGGATCTTATGAGTATGTGGTGGGAAACTCGGAGTTACAGGTGAGATTTTGCCCTGGTAGGGGTAATATTGGAAAAAAATATTTGGGTATTGAGAAAGATAAGGGGAATAGCTCAGTTGAGGGGGGTAGTGATGGAAAGAAAATTAGTAGTAGAAGCAAAGGTGAAAGCTTTTCTGTATCCAAGATTTGGCTTTGGTCAAAGAAAgatcaacataaatttcaagACTCTTTAGTACCCAtatga